From a region of the Mauremys mutica isolate MM-2020 ecotype Southern chromosome 12, ASM2049712v1, whole genome shotgun sequence genome:
- the LOC123346649 gene encoding serine/threonine-protein phosphatase 1 regulatory subunit 10-like translates to MTPVWIVSLPAHHERVSENEEENHDAEVPGLELETPSLVPLKKNPNVVVVSEKYNLMPMKRQSTSAPSGDNPPLEKKCKPLNTTPNSTKEIKVKIIPVQCEYIEAPATGA, encoded by the exons atgactcctgtctggattgtctctctcccagcacATCATGAAAGAGTGAGTGAGAATGAAGAGGAGAATCATGATGCAGAAGTTCCTG GGTTGGAATTGGAGACTCCCTCACTGGTTCCTCTAAAGAAGAACCCCAACGTTGTAGTGGTGTCTGAAAAATACAACCTGATGCCGATGAAGAGACAGAG CACGTCCGCCCCCTCTGGAGACAACCCACCATTAGAGAAGAAATGCAAGCCTCTGAACACCACCCCGAACAGCACCAAGGAAATCAAAGTTAAGATCATCCCCGTGCAATGTGAGTACATTGAGGCCCCg gcgACTGGGGCGTAG
- the LOC123346650 gene encoding serine/threonine-protein phosphatase 1 regulatory subunit 10-like encodes MWPASSEQNSDAKPSESAADSTRLTKKGKKKKTVTWPEESKLREYFYFELDETELVNVNKIKDFGEAAKREMLKDQHAFKTARRLSQDAMGKKVPWVYPKLIDLPSPLVQPGSGSCEKFTQAEREKGILQEIFLSKESVPDSLHEPDPESYEPLPPKLIPLDEECTMDEAAYQEGLDSAAASQSLGGSRASKLPPVLANLMPGPVFPKSPQDPNPSSSMNVQEIRPSITGGPNSHKTEELMKQPDYLDKNTHLLGNLQTQPPGPSGVPHGLLGQGPLANGFPPGPKNMQHFPPGGPGPMPGPHGGPGGPNMLPGTSMLGGPRMMGPCPPQQDMSHRPVCRHFKLKGSCRYENNCAFYHPGVNGPPHCSTQGPPPSLPTPCETAQHSRPCFMDSGVPAVRLGLHPPLMASVRPCNARKRKRKKKKKQPPRWLLLLRNHCGGNSPHNSTPSCILT; translated from the exons ATGTGGCCGG CCTCGTCTGAGCAGAACTCGGACGCCAAGCCCTCCGAGAGCGCCGCTGACTCCACGCGGCTTACCAAGAAGGGCAAGAAGAAGAAGACAGTGACTTGGCCTGAGGAGAGCAAGCTGCGGGAGTACTTCTACTTCGAGCTGGATGAGACTGAGCTAG TCAACGTGAACAAGATCAAGGACTTTGGCGAGGCAGCCAAGCGGGAGATGCTGAAGGACCAGCACGCCTTCAAGACGGCGCGCCGGCTCAGCCAAGACGCCATGGGGAAGAAGGTGCCCTGGGTTTACCCCAAGCTCATCGACCTGCCTAGCCCCTTGGTGCAGCCGGGCAGCGGCAGCTGCGAGAAGTTCACCCAGGCCGAGAGGGAGAAGGGCATCCTGCAGGAGATCTTCCTCTCTAAGGAGAG CGTTCCAGACAGTCTCCACGAACCCGACCCGGAGTCGTACGAACCCCTGCCGCCCAAACTCATCCCACTCGACGAG GAATGCACCATGGACGAGGCCGCCTACCAGGAAGGACTTGACTCAGCCGCCGCCTCGCAGTCTCTTGGCGGATCCCGGGCCTCCAAGCTGCCTCCAGTGCTGGCCAACCTGATGCCGGGCCCCGTGTTCCCCAAGAGCCCTCAGGACCCCAACCCCAGCTCCTCCATGAACGTGCAGGAGATCCGCCCCTCCATCACG GGCGGGCCCAACAGCCACAAGACGGAGGAGCTAATGAAGCAGCCGGATTACTTGGACAAGAACACACACTTGCTTGGCAACCTCCAGACACAGCCCCCGGGGCCCTCAGGAG TGCCCCACGGGCTGCTGGGCCAAGGGCCTCTCGCCAATGGATTCCCACCTGGACCAAAGAACATGCAGCATTTCCCTCCCGGGGGACCAGGACCCATGCCTG GTCCCCACGGTGGCCCTGGGGGTCCTAACATGCTCCCAGGTACCAGCATGCTTGGTGGGCCCAGGATGATGGGCCCTTGCCCTCCCCAGCAAG ACATGTCGCACCGCCCCGTGTGTCGCCACTTCAAGTTGAAAGGCAGCTGCAGGTACGAGAACAACTGTGCCTTCTACCATCCCGGAGTGAATGGGCCGCCCCATTGCAGCACCCAGGGTCCTCCCCCCAGTCTGCCGACGCCCTGTGAAACCGCCCAACACAGCCGCCCCTGCTTCATGGACTCTGGGGTGCCCGCTGTCAGACTTGGGCTGCATCCACCACTTATGGCTTCTGTGAGGCCTTGTAATGCccggaagaggaagaggaagaagaagaagaagcaaCCCCCCCGATGGCTGCTGCTACTGAGGAACCACTGCGGGGGGAattccccccacaactcaactCCCTCCTGTATTTTAACATGA